From Vitis vinifera cultivar Pinot Noir 40024 chromosome 14, ASM3070453v1, a single genomic window includes:
- the LOC100266513 gene encoding cytochrome P450 89A2 — MLFSKPKKKLPPGPFAFPIISSYLWLRKSYTELEPILRNLHAKHGPIVSPPLGNSPAIFVASASLAHEALVQNAAVFVHRPVPLVTNKVIGSNQHNVSSAGYGPTWCLLRRNLTTKIFNPLRLKAYSRAHKWVLEILFSQLRRSSKTADGVVRVVDDFHFAMFCLLVLMCFGNQLEEEKVREIQAAQLRVLAGFGTFNMLNFWPTIGKILFRKRWEKFLQLRKHQEDVLIPLIRARDRLKKELQSKQEDSDKEDSSRITVYVDTSLDLQLPDEKRKLNDSELVSLCSEFLNAGTHTTYTLLQWIMANLVKYPHIQAKVFEEISGDMGTREDDVKQEDLQKMPYLKAVILEGLRRHPPGHFGLPHAVNQDVNLGGYTIPQNANIFFMVAEIAWNPEVWEDPLELKPERFLTDLREFCY; from the coding sequence atgctCTTCTCCAAGCCCAAGAAGAAGCTCCCTCCTGGACCCTTTGCCTTTCCAATCATAAGCAGCTACTTATGGCTTCGGAAATCTTACACAGAACTTGAGCCAATCCTCAGAAACCTTCACGCTAAGCATGGTCCAATCGTCTCCCCCCCACTTGGCAACAGCCCAGCAATCTTCGTTGCGAGTGCCTCCCTGGCTCACGAAGCATTAGTTCAAAATGCTGCAGTTTTCGTCCACCGCCCCGTTCCTCTGGTTACCAACAAAGTCATTGGAAGCAACCAGCACAACGTCAGCTCCGCCGGTTACGGTCCCACCTGGTGCCTCCTCCGCCGCAACCTCACTACAAAAATCTTCAACCCCTTGCGCCTAAAAGCGTACTCCCGAGCCCACAAGTGGGTGCTGGAGATTCTCTTCTCTCAGCTTCGCAGGAGCTCTAAAACCGCAGATGGTGTGGTACGCGTGGTGGATGACTTCCACTTCGCCATGTTTTGCTTGCTGGTTCTGATGTGCTTCGGGAATCAGCTTGAGGAGGAGAAAGTGAGAGAAATCCAAGCTGCTCAGCTGCGAGTTTTGGCTGGTTTTGGCACCTTCAATATGCTCAATTTCTGGCCTACCATAGGAAAGATCTTGTTTCGGAAGCGTTGGGAGAAGTTCCTGCAGCTTCGCAAGCATCAAGAAGATGTGTTGATCCCTCTTATAAGGGCCAGAGATCGCTTGAAGAAGGAATTACAAAGCAAACAAGAAGATTCCGACAAAGAAGACAGCAGTCGTATAACAGTCTACGTTGATACTTCGCTGGATCTGCAACTGCCTGACGAGAAGAGGAAGCTCAATGACAGCGAACTGGTTAGTTTGTGCTCCGAGTTTCTCAACGCAGGAACACATACTACTTACACATTGCTGCAGTGGATCATGGCAAACCTGGTGAAGTACCCGCATATTCAGGCCAAGGTCTTTGAAGAGATTAGTGGGGATATGGGGACAAGAGAGGACGACGTGAAGCAGGAAGATTTGCAGAAGATGCCATACTTGAAGGCTGTGATCTTGGAAGGTTTGAGGCGTCATCCTCCTGGACACTTCGGCTTGCCTCATGCAGTGAACCAAGATGTAAATCTGGGTGGCTATACAATCCCCCAAAACGCTAACATTTTTTTCATGGTAGCAGAGATCGCATGGAACCCTGAAGTGTGGGAAGATCCACTGGAATTGAAGCCAGAGAGGTTCTTGACTGATTTGAGagaattttgttattaa
- the LOC132255116 gene encoding uncharacterized protein LOC132255116 isoform X1: MPPRRPTSSQNSQANDDVPPVEGLPPVSAEGIYRYLGTLAGLVERQARAVGTNVQGQSSSSRGSSFDDFKKLGPPYFSGATDPTEAEAWILKMEKFFGVIDCSEEQKASYAAFMLDKEADHWWRMTRRLLEDQGPITWRQFREAFYKKYFPDSVRRQKVGEFIRLEQGDMTVAQYEAKFTELSRFSPQLIATEEEKALKFQDGLKPYLKNKISILKLGVYSEVVDRALIAEKDNEELHQYREQQRKRNRSDGAHGNQAQRRSTSGRNQNKGKAAQNLDGACPTCGKKHGGRPCYRETGACFGCGKQGHLIRDCPENRKFIIGKPKEENKEDKQKPKAQGRVFAMTHRDAQATSDVVTGTLSSGEE, translated from the exons ATGCCACCAAGGAGACCTACATCTTCCCAAAACAGTCAGGCTAATGATGATGTACCTCCAGTTGAGGGTTTGCCTCCCGTGAGTGCAGAAGGGATCTATAGGTATCTTGGGACACTAGCTGGTTTAGTTGAACGCCAAGCTCGAGCTGTTGGGACTAATGTTCAAGGACAGTCTTCATCTTCTAGGGGTAGCTCTTTTGATGACTTCAAGAAATTGGGTCCTCCTTActtttctggtgctacagatcccacagaggcagaggcttggatccttaagatggagaaattctttggtgtcatagattgctctgaggagcaaaaagcctcttatgcaGCTTTTATGTTGGATAAAGAGGCAGATCATTGGTGGCGTATGACTAGGAGACTTTTGGAGGATCAAGGACCCATAACATGGAGACAATTTAGGGAGGCTTTCTACAAGAAGTATTTCCCTGACAGTGTTAGGCGGCAGAAGGTGGGAGAGTTTATTCGTTTGGAACAGGGGGATATGACTGTGGCTCAGTATGAGGCCAAATTTACAGAGTTATCACGTTTTTCCCCACAGTTGATTGCTACAGAGGAGGAAAAggcattaaagtttcaggatggattgaagccttatttgaagaacaagatatctaTTCTGAAGCTTGGTGTCTATTCAGAGGTTGTTGATAGAGCCCTTATAGCAGAGAAAGATAATGAAGAGCTTCATCAGTATAGGGAACAGCAAAGGAAGCGAAATAGGAgtgatggtgctcatggtaatCAAGCACAGCGAAGGTCTACATCAGGaagaaatcagaataaagggAAGGCAGCGCAGAATTTAGATGGggcttgtcctacttgtggtaagaagcatgggggtaggccatgctatagagaaactggagcttgctttggttgtgggaagCAAGGACATTTGATCAGAGATTGTCCAGAGAATAGGAAGTTTATCATTGGGAAgcctaaagaggaaaataaggaggataaacagaaacccaaagcccaaggacgggtgtttgctatgactcatcgagatgctcaggccacttctgatgtggtgacag gtactcttagttcgggtgaggagtga
- the LOC132255116 gene encoding uncharacterized protein LOC132255116 isoform X2 — protein MPPRRPTSSQNSQANDDVPPVEGLPPVSAEGIYRYLGTLAGLVERQARAVGTNVQGQSSSSRGSSFDDFKKLGPPYFSGATDPTEAEAWILKMEKFFGVIDCSEEQKASYAAFMLDKEADHWWRMTRRLLEDQGPITWRQFREAFYKKYFPDSVRRQKVGEFIRLEQGDMTVAQYEAKFTELSRFSPQLIATEEEKALKFQDGLKPYLKNKISILKLGVYSEVVDRALIAEKDNEELHQYREQQRKRNRSDGAHGNQAQRRSTSGRNQNKGKAAQNLDGACPTCGKKHGGRPCYRETGACFGCGKQGHLIRDCPENRKFIIGKPKEENKEDKQKPKAQGRVFAMTHRDAQATSDVVTEFQRT, from the exons ATGCCACCAAGGAGACCTACATCTTCCCAAAACAGTCAGGCTAATGATGATGTACCTCCAGTTGAGGGTTTGCCTCCCGTGAGTGCAGAAGGGATCTATAGGTATCTTGGGACACTAGCTGGTTTAGTTGAACGCCAAGCTCGAGCTGTTGGGACTAATGTTCAAGGACAGTCTTCATCTTCTAGGGGTAGCTCTTTTGATGACTTCAAGAAATTGGGTCCTCCTTActtttctggtgctacagatcccacagaggcagaggcttggatccttaagatggagaaattctttggtgtcatagattgctctgaggagcaaaaagcctcttatgcaGCTTTTATGTTGGATAAAGAGGCAGATCATTGGTGGCGTATGACTAGGAGACTTTTGGAGGATCAAGGACCCATAACATGGAGACAATTTAGGGAGGCTTTCTACAAGAAGTATTTCCCTGACAGTGTTAGGCGGCAGAAGGTGGGAGAGTTTATTCGTTTGGAACAGGGGGATATGACTGTGGCTCAGTATGAGGCCAAATTTACAGAGTTATCACGTTTTTCCCCACAGTTGATTGCTACAGAGGAGGAAAAggcattaaagtttcaggatggattgaagccttatttgaagaacaagatatctaTTCTGAAGCTTGGTGTCTATTCAGAGGTTGTTGATAGAGCCCTTATAGCAGAGAAAGATAATGAAGAGCTTCATCAGTATAGGGAACAGCAAAGGAAGCGAAATAGGAgtgatggtgctcatggtaatCAAGCACAGCGAAGGTCTACATCAGGaagaaatcagaataaagggAAGGCAGCGCAGAATTTAGATGGggcttgtcctacttgtggtaagaagcatgggggtaggccatgctatagagaaactggagcttgctttggttgtgggaagCAAGGACATTTGATCAGAGATTGTCCAGAGAATAGGAAGTTTATCATTGGGAAgcctaaagaggaaaataaggaggataaacagaaacccaaagcccaaggacgggtgtttgctatgactcatcgagatgctcaggccacttctgatgtggtgacag aattccagagaacgtaa